A portion of the Fibrobacter succinogenes genome contains these proteins:
- a CDS encoding DUF5683 domain-containing protein — MTAKTFIMALLVLCASLFAETAAPVTVPDSVQGSVPVSTHSAVDVATESDDDDDDAPEAPSEESFQVSSTPLLRGKTGIVAIDTLPVNEWDIPTKRNSLKYAMLFSLLPGGGQYYTEHYVRGGFLTGIEGLLIYDIFFNRSFQRDRLLDRAQLFQDSVGYFTSKIMNGPRDSIAMYHSKRLEFLERVRAQSDKKMEQEDVRKAEVAWLIGVHLYGMFDTFGIWYNNNYRSTEYREMKKALLWAILPGGGQIFNRDFGKAGLVYMGILGAIVSVSTSQNMVNYYLDRKHLVEQENPKSEEYDRIKERVTYYRKNRNTYIWGGVLIYLYSIADAAVDALLSDFDNPLHMALLPNFEGGAQAVFSFDF; from the coding sequence ATGACAGCAAAAACCTTCATAATGGCGCTTTTGGTGCTTTGTGCGTCTCTTTTTGCAGAGACTGCGGCGCCGGTTACAGTCCCAGACTCGGTTCAGGGGAGTGTACCGGTTTCTACCCACAGCGCTGTGGATGTTGCAACGGAATCCGATGACGACGACGATGACGCTCCCGAAGCGCCTAGCGAAGAAAGTTTTCAAGTTTCCTCGACTCCGCTTTTAAGAGGCAAAACCGGCATCGTGGCTATTGATACGCTCCCCGTGAACGAATGGGATATCCCTACAAAGCGCAATTCGCTTAAATACGCCATGCTTTTTAGCTTGCTTCCCGGTGGTGGCCAGTATTATACGGAACATTATGTGCGTGGCGGATTTTTGACGGGTATCGAAGGTTTGCTGATTTACGACATCTTTTTTAACAGGTCGTTCCAAAGAGATCGACTCTTGGATCGCGCGCAACTTTTCCAGGATTCCGTCGGTTATTTTACGTCAAAAATCATGAATGGCCCTCGTGATAGCATCGCCATGTACCATTCAAAACGCCTTGAATTCCTCGAACGCGTCCGTGCGCAGAGCGACAAAAAAATGGAACAAGAAGACGTGCGCAAGGCCGAAGTCGCCTGGCTTATCGGCGTTCACCTTTATGGCATGTTCGACACGTTTGGCATTTGGTACAATAACAACTACCGAAGTACGGAATATCGCGAAATGAAGAAGGCGCTCCTTTGGGCTATTTTGCCGGGTGGCGGTCAAATTTTCAACCGTGATTTTGGCAAGGCCGGGCTTGTCTACATGGGTATCTTGGGAGCTATTGTGAGCGTTTCTACGTCTCAGAACATGGTCAATTATTACCTTGACCGTAAACACTTAGTCGAACAGGAAAATCCGAAGTCCGAGGAATACGACCGCATCAAGGAACGTGTAACATACTACCGCAAAAATCGTAACACTTACATTTGGGGTGGTGTGTTAATTTACTTGTACTCTATCGCCGATGCCGCTGTCGATGCTCTCCTGAGCGATTTCGATAACCCCTTGCATATGGCGCTCCTCCCGAATTTCGAAGGCGGCGCCCAAGCCGTCTTCTCGTTCGACTTTTAA